The following are encoded in a window of Telmatobacter sp. DSM 110680 genomic DNA:
- a CDS encoding ROK family protein has product MALGNTQFLTIGVDLGGTSLRIAAYAPGTGVLDSISLRTRLEAGPMAVVDDMCAVILKQINQHSASRDFAGIGVGSPGPLELPAGRLHHPPNLPGWDGFPLLAEMEKRLQRPVAIESDANAAVLAEYELGLGKQLGIESMCMLTLGTGVGNGIILDGKLWHGATGMGGEAGHMTIYPDGALCGCGNNGCLEACASATAVVNAAERLIAAGKAPGLARLKEKMSLTAENLADAARQGDADAKRIYVETGRTLGISLAGLINILNLPLYVVGGGVANSWDLLSPVMFEELERRSYVYSLTAPGRVASTGMPGGGTQVLPAKLGAEAGLLGACILPVYALKPTWASA; this is encoded by the coding sequence ATGGCCTTGGGTAACACGCAGTTTCTCACTATCGGCGTCGATCTTGGAGGAACGAGTCTCAGGATCGCGGCTTACGCGCCTGGTACTGGCGTGCTTGATTCAATTTCGCTGCGCACACGCCTCGAAGCCGGACCAATGGCTGTCGTGGACGACATGTGTGCGGTCATTCTGAAGCAAATCAATCAACATTCCGCTTCTCGCGATTTTGCAGGCATCGGTGTCGGCTCACCTGGACCGCTAGAGTTGCCGGCAGGGCGCCTCCATCATCCGCCCAATCTTCCGGGGTGGGATGGTTTTCCGCTGCTAGCTGAAATGGAGAAGCGACTTCAGCGGCCTGTCGCGATCGAGAGCGATGCGAACGCCGCTGTGCTCGCGGAATACGAACTGGGTCTTGGAAAGCAGCTTGGAATCGAATCCATGTGCATGTTGACGCTCGGGACTGGCGTTGGCAATGGGATCATTCTGGATGGAAAGCTTTGGCACGGCGCGACGGGAATGGGCGGCGAAGCAGGACACATGACGATCTATCCCGATGGCGCGCTCTGCGGATGCGGCAATAACGGCTGCCTTGAAGCGTGTGCGTCTGCAACCGCCGTTGTGAACGCTGCCGAGAGACTGATAGCTGCGGGAAAAGCTCCCGGCCTCGCCAGGCTCAAAGAAAAAATGTCGTTAACCGCAGAGAATCTCGCTGATGCTGCGCGGCAGGGCGATGCGGATGCCAAGCGGATCTATGTTGAAACGGGCCGCACGCTGGGAATTAGCCTGGCAGGGTTGATCAACATTTTGAATTTGCCTCTCTACGTTGTCGGAGGTGGAGTAGCTAACTCATGGGACCTGCTGTCGCCGGTGATGTTTGAGGAACTAGAGCGTCGAAGTTATGTCTATTCACTCACAGCGCCGGGTAGAGTTGCTTCAACCGGAATGCCGGGCGGAGGCACCCAGGTATTACCGGCGAAACTCGGTGCTGAGGCGGGATTGCTAGGTGCGTGCATTCTTCCGGTGTATGCGTTGAAGCCCACGTGGGCATCTGCGTAA
- a CDS encoding glycosyl hydrolase-related protein, with translation MKDASGSEFPKLPALRWADLGDGQHGFSLLNNSKYGYDDKDNVLRLSLLRSPTWPDPEADRGHQHFTFALYPHAGDWKQALTVRRGYEYNYQLSAIQVLPHSGSLPASYSYVSVKPENVVLTALKKAEEENGLIFRFYEWAGKSGDVQIHVPKGSSAATLTNLMEKAEGPALQVSNDVVTAPIHPYEILTIRVDYPHQQ, from the coding sequence ATGAAAGATGCTTCAGGCAGTGAATTTCCAAAATTGCCGGCATTGCGCTGGGCCGACTTGGGCGACGGTCAGCATGGCTTCAGTTTGCTGAATAACTCCAAATATGGCTATGACGATAAAGACAATGTGCTGCGCCTCTCACTGCTACGCTCGCCGACGTGGCCTGACCCGGAAGCTGATAGAGGACACCAGCATTTCACTTTTGCCTTGTACCCACATGCAGGGGATTGGAAGCAAGCCTTAACCGTCCGCCGTGGATACGAATACAACTACCAACTGTCCGCAATCCAAGTCCTGCCGCATTCCGGCAGCCTGCCCGCGTCATATTCTTATGTGTCGGTGAAACCTGAGAACGTTGTCCTCACTGCCCTGAAGAAAGCTGAGGAGGAGAACGGATTGATTTTCCGATTCTACGAATGGGCGGGTAAATCAGGAGATGTTCAGATCCATGTGCCCAAGGGCTCTTCTGCAGCAACGCTAACCAATCTCATGGAGAAAGCCGAAGGACCAGCACTCCAAGTATCGAATGACGTCGTTACGGCCCCCATTCATCCGTACGAGATTTTAACGATACGCGTGGACTATCCGCATCAGCAATAG
- a CDS encoding LacI family DNA-binding transcriptional regulator, whose product MKKRNTPPTVSEVARAAGVGTTTVSRVINGGDRVSPKTLAHVQRVIEAMGYMPNQAARVLKGHRTKTIGLVIPSIADPFFSSCAEAVQAVALANDSLLIVTTSHNDPHTEIENLNILISHRVDGFIVAPANSQSQVLRDLLKRVAVPVVAIDRPVSDSFVASVVTDNFKGARSATQHLIDHGYKRIVCLTGESTLFTIQERVRGYRAAVDSAGLPSTLNTSIKDYRSAEYAIESMLSGANPPDALFTMKNSATIYAFEVLQKLNIAVPKTVALLGFDDFELAATVRPSISVVQQPVEEIGRVAAELLFEQLLGPRSTRIPGKSKRPRQVVLETRLVQRSSCGCSSTPS is encoded by the coding sequence ATGAAAAAAAGAAATACCCCTCCCACTGTCAGCGAAGTAGCTCGCGCAGCAGGCGTTGGAACCACGACCGTTTCTCGCGTCATCAACGGGGGCGATCGTGTGAGCCCGAAGACATTGGCTCACGTGCAGCGCGTCATTGAGGCGATGGGCTACATGCCTAATCAGGCAGCACGTGTCCTCAAGGGCCATCGCACGAAGACCATAGGATTGGTGATCCCGAGCATCGCCGATCCGTTTTTCTCAAGCTGCGCTGAGGCAGTGCAGGCTGTCGCGTTGGCCAATGACTCGCTGCTGATTGTCACTACGTCGCATAACGATCCGCACACTGAAATCGAAAACCTGAACATTTTGATAAGCCATCGAGTTGACGGATTTATCGTGGCCCCTGCGAATTCACAAAGCCAGGTGCTACGCGATCTCCTCAAGCGAGTAGCAGTTCCTGTTGTGGCCATTGATCGTCCGGTTTCCGATTCCTTCGTTGCTTCAGTGGTGACCGATAATTTCAAAGGAGCAAGGTCTGCGACGCAGCATTTGATTGATCATGGGTACAAACGCATCGTGTGTCTTACGGGTGAGAGTACGCTATTTACCATTCAAGAACGGGTGCGCGGTTATCGAGCAGCTGTTGATTCCGCCGGCTTGCCCTCAACTTTAAATACCTCTATCAAGGATTACAGGTCGGCAGAATACGCGATTGAGAGCATGCTTTCCGGTGCAAATCCCCCGGATGCTTTGTTCACCATGAAGAACAGTGCAACGATTTACGCCTTTGAGGTTCTTCAAAAACTGAATATTGCGGTACCTAAGACAGTCGCTTTGCTAGGCTTTGATGATTTCGAGCTGGCCGCCACGGTCCGGCCGTCGATAAGCGTAGTTCAGCAGCCTGTAGAGGAGATCGGCCGCGTTGCAGCCGAGCTTCTGTTCGAACAACTTCTAGGCCCTCGGAGCACCAGGATACCGGGAAAGTCGAAACGACCACGACAGGTGGTACTCGAAACGAGGCTTGTTCAGCGGAGTTCCTGCGGCTGTTCTTCAACCCCCTCTTGA
- a CDS encoding tetratricopeptide repeat protein: MRPIFRTPLFRLSLISAVLGFQSSSLSSQTTSCPAAPAHAASPAFTAYSEGRYADAEQAYTQAEVQLPHDASIAAALVHTLLHEGKIAQAADRVTALLAEDPRSAPILTAQAEVQLREGQPWLALQTLETATAADRCYARIHLIRSRVLRIDSMYASERAEIQSAYSIDPEDPDILYAWRRVISPAHEIEGIQQAIPSLKDLDVETRQKAETSMNSMMPLLSENSQTCKVQPSLSSATLHLIGTMEDGKHLDGYRLEVQMPKTVARLQVDTAASGLFITRALAEANGLQQGANDPAGTVHADSVHIGPLEFRDCMVGVSDVPFTGKADGMIGTDIFASYLITINAREAKLALDPLPPQTGLLPGDRPTTPELADYIPVYHRRQYLLVPVMLNNKTRKLFVLDTGMRFSAMTMETAHSVSSTKGNFTNTMQTASGPPAQVYRDNFDFQFANLSLPRQSHLLAWDLSAIDHNAGFDVAGMLGFDILHSLTLRIDYRDGLVKFESTTAEASPSSVKEPMTASAAPANEPGTPACQQFENRDWPTNSTIEARLTELLDSSHLKPGKAIFAKVLYGLSYPGCALTQDTILYGHVTAAASSKNPNSSELALVFDHADCTGHQKQEFPLRLIALVAPPDTAAMLHDALPTQVAGGPRQMGDAVGGTTGRDDNLGSGGAPQTVHPGMVVRLPNVKLEPEGGPGCSARISSSNRTVQLAPGAELILTVTSANP; this comes from the coding sequence ATGCGGCCTATCTTTCGAACTCCCCTCTTCCGACTCAGTTTAATTTCTGCGGTTCTCGGCTTTCAGTCTTCATCTCTATCAAGTCAGACGACTAGTTGTCCGGCAGCACCCGCTCATGCCGCCAGCCCGGCATTTACGGCATATTCGGAAGGCCGATATGCTGACGCGGAACAGGCGTACACGCAAGCTGAAGTACAACTACCGCATGACGCATCAATCGCCGCCGCACTTGTGCATACGCTGCTGCACGAAGGCAAAATTGCGCAAGCCGCTGACCGAGTGACCGCGTTGCTTGCTGAGGATCCCCGCTCAGCTCCCATTCTGACCGCGCAAGCTGAGGTGCAATTACGCGAGGGGCAGCCATGGCTGGCCTTGCAAACGCTCGAAACCGCTACAGCCGCGGATCGTTGCTATGCCCGCATTCACCTCATTCGCAGCCGGGTCCTGCGCATCGATTCGATGTACGCATCGGAGCGCGCCGAAATCCAGAGCGCCTACTCAATCGATCCTGAGGATCCAGACATTCTGTACGCATGGCGGAGGGTTATTTCACCGGCGCATGAGATTGAGGGTATCCAGCAAGCGATCCCAAGCCTGAAGGACCTCGACGTGGAGACGCGCCAAAAGGCTGAAACTTCGATGAATTCCATGATGCCGCTACTGTCAGAGAATTCGCAGACCTGCAAAGTGCAGCCTTCTCTCTCGTCGGCAACGCTTCACCTCATCGGGACGATGGAGGACGGCAAGCATCTGGACGGCTATCGCCTTGAAGTGCAAATGCCAAAGACCGTCGCGAGGCTTCAGGTGGATACGGCGGCTTCCGGACTCTTCATCACCAGGGCGCTGGCTGAAGCGAACGGCCTGCAGCAGGGCGCTAATGATCCGGCAGGAACCGTGCACGCGGACAGTGTGCATATCGGTCCGCTGGAGTTTCGCGACTGCATGGTGGGGGTGAGTGATGTTCCGTTTACGGGAAAAGCCGATGGCATGATCGGCACCGATATCTTCGCATCGTACTTGATAACGATTAATGCCCGGGAAGCCAAGCTCGCGCTCGATCCTTTGCCACCACAGACCGGATTGCTGCCGGGTGATCGTCCGACGACACCGGAACTCGCAGATTACATTCCCGTCTATCATCGGCGTCAATATCTGCTGGTCCCCGTGATGCTCAACAACAAAACCCGCAAACTCTTCGTGCTCGACACCGGGATGCGCTTCAGCGCCATGACGATGGAGACCGCGCATTCTGTCTCCAGCACCAAGGGGAACTTCACTAATACGATGCAGACCGCCTCCGGGCCGCCAGCGCAGGTGTATCGCGACAACTTTGACTTCCAATTTGCGAACCTCTCGCTACCCCGCCAAAGCCATCTACTCGCGTGGGACCTTTCAGCCATAGATCACAATGCTGGGTTTGATGTTGCAGGAATGCTCGGCTTCGACATACTGCATTCGCTCACCTTGCGCATCGACTATCGTGACGGACTGGTAAAGTTCGAATCGACAACGGCGGAGGCTTCGCCGTCAAGCGTGAAGGAGCCCATGACCGCATCCGCAGCGCCGGCAAATGAACCCGGCACTCCTGCATGCCAGCAATTTGAAAACAGAGACTGGCCTACTAATTCGACGATTGAGGCCCGCCTCACCGAGTTGCTTGATTCCTCGCATCTCAAGCCCGGTAAGGCCATCTTTGCGAAGGTGCTCTATGGGTTGTCCTATCCGGGTTGCGCCCTGACGCAGGATACGATTCTCTACGGTCATGTAACTGCTGCGGCTTCGTCGAAGAATCCCAATTCATCTGAGTTGGCATTGGTCTTCGATCACGCTGATTGCACCGGACATCAGAAACAAGAATTCCCATTGCGCTTGATTGCTCTGGTCGCGCCTCCCGACACGGCTGCCATGCTGCACGACGCCTTGCCGACGCAAGTAGCCGGAGGTCCACGCCAGATGGGCGACGCTGTCGGCGGCACAACAGGCCGCGACGACAATCTGGGTTCGGGAGGAGCTCCGCAGACTGTGCATCCGGGGATGGTGGTGCGCCTGCCTAACGTGAAGCTGGAGCCTGAAGGAGGTCCGGGGTGCAGCGCCAGAATCAGCAGTTCCAATCGCACGGTCCAACTCGCCCCCGGCGCCGAACTTATCTTGACCGTCACGAGTGCAAACCCGTAA
- a CDS encoding beta-L-arabinofuranosidase domain-containing protein translates to MSRRLKTDTSRRQFIQTGSMAVTAFAAARINMRTAWGSDLPVSSALAEFSYGDVSIASEAHESQLMNTHSVLMALSEDSLLKPFRQMSGMAAPGEDLGGWYTYDPDYDYRSSFDTGFAPGCTFGQWVSALARMYAITGEAETREKVLRLNRLYAETISADFYVKNRFPAYTYDKLLLGLIDSHTYVKDPQALAILEHTTDTALPHLPGHAVEHGHPWRADKDPHDDSWTWDESYTMPENLFLASQRGAGRRYYDLGLQYLDDGPWFDPLSRNENVLNGRHAYSHVNSLSSAMMAYLVAGSEKHLRAARNAFAMLEEQSFATGGWGPDETLRAPGSNDVYDSLTNTHHSFETPCGSYAHFKLARYLLRVTRDSLYGDSMERMMYNTVLGALPLEENGKNFYYADYNFNGKRVYKEARWACCSGTLPQVAADYRINSYFRGPRAVYVNLYVPSTLRWNENGATLSLNQEGEYPYEERIVFTMTSSQPTELTMHFRIPSWAQGAEVFVNGTRQKGLAQPGSFAAIHKEWKSGDRVELEFPLRMRLESIDAKHADTVALLRGPLVLMAVKADQSSPLPKVTREQLLAARRVNEREWQAGAANGPVTMLPFTWMGSRPYTTYLKLG, encoded by the coding sequence ATGAGCAGAAGATTGAAGACAGACACATCGCGCAGGCAATTTATCCAGACCGGGTCGATGGCTGTGACAGCTTTCGCAGCGGCCCGGATCAACATGCGCACTGCCTGGGGCAGTGATTTGCCGGTGAGTTCTGCGCTTGCTGAGTTTAGCTATGGCGACGTGTCGATAGCCAGCGAAGCGCACGAATCACAACTGATGAATACGCATTCGGTACTGATGGCGCTCAGCGAGGATAGCCTGCTGAAACCGTTCCGGCAGATGTCAGGTATGGCGGCGCCAGGGGAAGATCTGGGCGGTTGGTACACCTACGATCCCGACTACGACTATCGCAGTTCGTTCGACACGGGCTTTGCTCCGGGATGCACATTTGGGCAGTGGGTGTCGGCACTCGCGCGGATGTACGCGATTACCGGCGAAGCGGAGACACGCGAAAAAGTATTGAGGCTGAACCGCCTTTATGCTGAGACAATCTCGGCAGACTTCTACGTGAAGAATCGATTTCCCGCATATACCTATGACAAACTGCTCCTCGGTCTGATCGATTCGCATACGTATGTGAAAGATCCGCAGGCTCTCGCAATTCTGGAGCACACGACGGACACAGCGCTGCCGCATCTGCCGGGTCATGCGGTGGAACACGGTCATCCGTGGCGGGCAGACAAGGATCCGCATGATGACTCGTGGACCTGGGACGAATCGTACACGATGCCGGAGAATCTTTTTCTTGCGTCGCAGCGAGGAGCAGGGCGACGCTATTACGATCTCGGCCTGCAATATCTTGACGACGGTCCGTGGTTCGATCCGTTGTCGCGCAATGAAAATGTGTTGAACGGTCGACACGCGTACAGCCATGTGAATTCGTTGAGTTCGGCAATGATGGCGTACCTGGTTGCTGGGAGTGAAAAGCACTTGCGCGCAGCTCGCAATGCCTTCGCGATGCTGGAGGAGCAGAGCTTTGCGACGGGAGGGTGGGGACCGGATGAGACCCTTCGCGCTCCTGGAAGCAACGACGTGTACGACAGCCTGACGAACACGCATCACAGCTTTGAGACCCCCTGCGGATCTTATGCGCATTTCAAGCTCGCGCGTTATCTGCTGCGCGTAACACGCGATTCGCTCTATGGCGACAGCATGGAGCGCATGATGTACAACACGGTGCTGGGCGCGCTGCCACTGGAGGAAAACGGTAAGAATTTTTACTATGCCGATTACAACTTCAATGGCAAGCGAGTGTACAAGGAGGCGCGCTGGGCGTGCTGCTCAGGTACGCTTCCACAGGTGGCGGCAGATTATCGAATCAATAGTTATTTTCGAGGGCCACGCGCGGTTTATGTAAATCTCTACGTCCCCTCGACGCTTCGATGGAACGAGAATGGGGCGACGCTTTCCTTGAACCAAGAGGGCGAGTATCCGTACGAAGAACGCATTGTTTTCACGATGACAAGTTCACAGCCAACGGAGTTGACGATGCACTTTCGGATTCCGTCATGGGCACAAGGTGCGGAAGTCTTTGTGAATGGGACGCGTCAGAAAGGATTGGCGCAACCCGGATCCTTTGCGGCAATTCACAAAGAATGGAAGTCTGGCGACCGCGTAGAGTTGGAATTTCCCTTGCGGATGAGGTTGGAGAGCATCGACGCAAAGCACGCAGATACGGTTGCTCTGCTGCGCGGCCCCCTGGTCTTAATGGCCGTGAAGGCGGACCAATCGAGTCCGCTGCCGAAGGTCACGCGAGAACAGCTTCTAGCAGCACGGCGCGTGAACGAACGCGAATGGCAAGCCGGCGCAGCCAACGGCCCCGTAACGATGCTGCCGTTCACATGGATGGGATCGCGACCTTACACGACCTATTTGAAATTGGGTTGA
- a CDS encoding glycoside hydrolase family 15 protein, producing MNALRFLTAVLCFGLLLDRPAFATNLVTGNGFGFAVVSPQTASVTKFYVHPYSFVRPDPQNSLSEGIETGNFLKSLGWGDSALHASRAEYEDDSHVIHVRNSAGEGFFFMPFGFPRPALIVSWQSRSEDSLAKNLSAEWSHAIKSRTTVPTVDYQVQLLKFEGIDEALLLIPLGTPQTHPASQNLLATNSAWALVAVDSENDLAGTIREFEGWRSGLSPRQLAKREVEQLDQWRAVPSVQFKSENERHLWRQSEVMLRMAQSREQNRAGRNSNGLIVASLPDGVWFTPWVRDMAWAAVALARMGHRDEARAALLAYFNAQPTGKMRAQTANTDYQISVVRYFGNGSEEPFFTEEGSNNIEFDDWGEALWVLGQYLKKYDDPNLLRTPTYRGPLYESARDYIVKPLLANLETYKDGQIVAADTSIWEERQKDKKHFAFSTAAAIVGLQNFSEIAQHAGDESTRADVIKHLNLLEKGFDAAFIRDGELHGTLEEGIKNDIDGALLPIIHFGVVMDPALVRNTVDRMELLKVASGGYRRVRSTYTDPAIFEYWYERQEFLFVDISLAEVYRGLGRIADADAIIARIVSKAAADHNIIPEMYVSVPCKLFPGKIGNPTGARPMVGYGAGIFILDLLDREPLRR from the coding sequence ATGAACGCTTTACGATTTCTTACCGCTGTTCTTTGTTTCGGCCTTCTGCTTGATCGGCCCGCGTTTGCCACAAACCTGGTAACAGGAAACGGCTTTGGTTTTGCGGTCGTGTCTCCGCAGACCGCTAGTGTCACCAAGTTTTACGTGCATCCTTACAGCTTCGTCAGGCCCGATCCACAGAACTCGCTCAGCGAAGGAATCGAGACTGGCAATTTTCTAAAAAGCCTGGGCTGGGGCGATTCGGCCCTGCATGCCAGCAGGGCGGAATACGAAGATGATTCGCACGTCATCCACGTCCGCAACAGCGCTGGGGAAGGGTTCTTCTTCATGCCCTTCGGCTTCCCACGTCCAGCGCTCATCGTTAGCTGGCAGTCTCGATCCGAGGACTCCTTGGCTAAGAACCTATCTGCCGAATGGAGCCATGCAATCAAGTCGCGGACAACTGTACCGACAGTCGACTACCAAGTTCAATTGCTGAAATTTGAGGGAATAGACGAAGCCCTGCTTCTCATTCCACTCGGTACTCCACAAACTCATCCCGCGAGTCAAAATTTGCTTGCCACCAATTCAGCATGGGCCTTGGTTGCCGTCGACAGCGAAAACGACCTTGCCGGGACCATCCGCGAATTCGAAGGCTGGCGATCCGGCCTCTCGCCTCGCCAGCTGGCAAAGCGCGAAGTTGAGCAACTCGACCAATGGCGGGCTGTGCCGTCTGTCCAATTCAAGAGCGAGAACGAACGGCATCTTTGGCGCCAAAGCGAGGTAATGCTTCGCATGGCGCAGAGCCGTGAACAGAATCGCGCTGGACGAAACAGCAACGGCCTCATTGTCGCGAGTCTGCCCGACGGCGTCTGGTTCACGCCATGGGTGCGAGATATGGCTTGGGCAGCCGTGGCACTCGCGCGGATGGGACATCGCGATGAAGCGCGTGCCGCACTGCTTGCTTATTTCAACGCGCAGCCTACTGGAAAAATGCGCGCTCAAACTGCCAATACTGATTACCAGATCTCTGTAGTTAGGTATTTCGGCAACGGTTCCGAAGAGCCATTTTTTACCGAAGAAGGCAGCAACAATATCGAATTCGACGACTGGGGCGAAGCCTTGTGGGTGCTCGGTCAATACCTCAAAAAATATGACGATCCGAACCTACTCCGCACACCCACCTATCGCGGTCCCCTTTATGAAAGTGCGAGAGATTACATCGTCAAACCGCTACTCGCGAACCTCGAGACCTATAAGGATGGACAGATTGTGGCCGCGGATACTTCCATCTGGGAAGAGCGACAGAAAGACAAAAAACATTTTGCCTTTTCGACTGCGGCCGCCATCGTTGGCCTGCAGAACTTTAGTGAGATTGCACAACATGCCGGAGATGAATCCACTCGGGCCGATGTTATCAAACATCTGAACTTACTCGAAAAGGGTTTCGACGCTGCATTCATTCGCGATGGAGAGCTTCACGGGACTCTGGAAGAAGGAATAAAAAACGACATCGACGGCGCCCTTCTGCCGATCATCCATTTCGGCGTCGTCATGGATCCTGCGCTGGTGCGAAATACGGTGGACAGGATGGAACTTCTTAAAGTCGCCTCCGGAGGGTACCGCCGCGTTCGAAGCACTTACACCGACCCCGCCATTTTTGAGTACTGGTATGAACGCCAGGAATTCCTGTTTGTCGATATCAGCTTGGCCGAAGTCTACCGAGGTTTGGGACGTATCGCAGACGCAGATGCGATCATCGCGCGCATCGTTTCAAAGGCCGCTGCTGATCACAACATCATTCCTGAAATGTATGTGTCAGTCCCTTGCAAATTATTCCCTGGGAAAATCGGAAATCCGACCGGCGCAAGACCCATGGTTGGCTATGGTGCAGGGATTTTCATCCTCGATCTACTCGACCGCGAGCCTTTGCGGCGCTGA